The following DNA comes from Alnus glutinosa chromosome 6, dhAlnGlut1.1, whole genome shotgun sequence.
AGTGCCAGTGCGTGGGAAGACTCGAAGTCGTTCGGCCCAAACCCGTGGGCTTCCTCTGCGGTTCTATCCCCGTTCCCACCGACAAATCCTTTCAGGCTTTCAATTCCTCCGCTCTCGTCCCCTCTCACCAAacgtaactctctctctctctctctctctctctctctctctctctctctctttcttttggcaGTTGAAATTGTGATTCTTGTGTGATttcatttgtttcttttgttattgTAAAAGAGTGAGCGCTCCGCGGTACCGGATGCTTCCGACGGAGACAGACCTCAATACGCCTCCGCTTCTCTCGAACTTTCTAGACAAGGTTCTTCCCAATGCCGCCGTGCAGTCCAAGGCCACTGGAGGTGTGTACATTCATTCTTCTTTTGCGTTTTGTAGCCATTTCTAGTGGCTCACTTGAAAAATCCATTCAAGAGTTTCGAATTTGATACTTTCTTTGCCTTTTGGTTTTCGTGATTCCGTGAGATGCATTTGCTTCAAGTTCTATGTTCTTTTTCGCTTGATCTTCTTGCCATTGCACAtcgttcattttttttttaataggtaagaaaagaaatagtattaaaaaaagcgtaaaggcgtcCCTAAAcatacatggagtatacaagaaggacaccaaaacagaagaaaaacagaaaataaaggaagaacacccgaaaaaacccaaaagacagaagaaAGGCTACATTAAACCCCCAACCTCTTGCCTTTAAGCTGGCTAGAACTCACACCCCTAGCATCAAAATTGATCgagcattctagattcttgacctctcttttcccttttttcttacGAGCAGAGACAGTGCTGCTCCTCATCAACTAAAGTCAAGAAATCCAAAAAACCCTTCTCAATCCCTTTGAAAGAAACCTCCATCATGTGAAACCATGGCCTAGCATCTTGCACTCCCCTGAGGTATACAACAACCCCTCCCTCAGGAGCATCCCCTTTCGAAGATTCACCCATGTCAAAGACCCAGGAAGACTACTGGTCCCTCCAAGACATACTAGGTAAAAATTGGAGAGAACACCGATACACTGAGGAGAACGGCCTCGGTGGAAGCAAAACCCACCGAAAAGAGGGAGGGACCCCCCCCAAAATGCCAAACGGATACAAAAAAGCAGGCCCAACACCACCAGACTAGGGCTGGGCAACCAAAACCCCTCCCCCACCTAGCACTGTCGAGGACTGGTCCACTGCCCCTATGGGGGGTCGTTCAATTATCATTTAGAATGCATTTAATCTTAGGATTTTTACATTTGTTGCCTATCCATTGATGCATCTCTGGTTGTCCTAATTTTGGGCTCGCTCACTTAATTGAACATGTTGCCTATTGGGTGCGTGTTGATGTTTACCTTCCTTAAAAGAGTGTATAAACCGATGAGTATCTATGGGTTCATAAACGACAGGAAAACTTCCCACTGCATCCATAaaaagttttccttttttttccccaCGGTTCGTATCCATGCAACTTCAGAACACATGCTAGCGAATATGTGGCTATTGCTAACTTGGATCTTAGTGAGTTGGTCAGTTTTTCAACTAGGGCACAAGGGTAAGAGCAGTTGTATGGTCTAGTTTTAATGTTGAGTTAACTCTTGTTCTTAGATGGTGCCCACTTGCCTTTTTtagtgcttatggagggaaaaaaataacCAGAGCTTTGAGGACGTGGAGAAGACCGCTGAGGAGATTCTATCACCCTTTTATcacactttgtatctttggactacGGCTTACTTGTTTCTCTAGTTAGGCATTTCCATTTGTATACTCCCAGTTTACTAATGGGTGTTTTACgcttttgaagatgtcgagactgtaatggtagtgttaaggaagcgtgtgcttaacacgctatatctttggatagcgtcccgtctttgccacctaggtgtttctacttttgtagactttctaaatttattagctgttcctcccgtttaggggcactcttgtatacttcccgtgtattaggattgcgcccctctgcgcttttttattgaatttgaaattacttatcaaaaaaaaaaaaaaagatgttttgTGTGGACAGAGTCCATAAGTCATACCTCTTTGAGCTACTTCAACTATTACCATATATATTCAAGTTAATTTTCCCCAATGCATTTCAAGCTTAAGCTTACTATTTCCCTGAGACCATACATCTCAGATAGCAACCTCTTTGGTGGGCCACTGGTTCGTTGTTAAAGCTTGACCTGGTTGGGTATTGCCCTTCAAAGGTTGGGTTTGCTCATACTCTTGCAACTTCTTTTGTTACCTATTTAGGGTGGGAAAAGGAAGCTCttgttagaataataattaaatgattgaattcgccattttttatcagcttaaacttttaagataactaatgatttaatatgatatcaaagCGATGCCCTGTATTAGAATTCTAACTCCATAATTAACCtctcattttagttaaatattacACGGGTTGACGGAGAGCTTGAACTCACACATGAGGGtgtgtgttagaatattaattaaatgattaaattcactattttctGTTAGatggataagtgatgatttaatagcTCCAACACAACTATCCAACTCATCACATGGTATCAAAAATCTTGGGCTTGTATGATATTACTTGTAATTAAGATCTTTCCTTAGCATTGGGTTTTCCTACTAGGCTTTTTATCCATTCTTGGTAACCTCATTTCCTCATGATTTGCACCACTCTTCTTTTACCTAAAATCTAGCAAATCAGGATATGTACAGGTGTGTCAGAGGTAGGTGTGGCTCAAAAGAAGCATCTAATCTCTGGAAAGGtgaatgaaggaaaaaaaaaaacaacaaacaaaaaaggaaaagaaacgcAATTGGAGAAAGAGAATTCTCCAAATATTCTTCTAAGAAAATGGGGAACCTGTAGTCTGTAGATATGGTTAATACATGATAAaatgacttcacttcaaatttgTCTCTTGGAAATGATCCAACATATTCTATCCATGTCTCTTTGCCCAGTTGCCCTACTCTGAGAGAATACAACATCTCAAAGAAAGAGTAGGCCAACTCCACTTCTCAATCCTGTGCATGTCTAATAAAGATTATATTCCAGCGAATACTTCCATTTCGGTACAACATGAGATCCGCCACTCAGGTGTCCTTAGAATGTGTAGCACTAAAAAAATCCGGATAAGATatcttcaatggttgatctccacaccacacatcCTGCCAAAAACTGACATTTGacacccacctcaaatctaacaaattttgaaattttttcccaCCCCTCCTTGTATGTTTCCACACCCACTCCAAATGACCCTATTACCTCCTtggaacaccaacctccccttaAACTGTCATATTTAATCTCTATTACCAATCTCCACAATGCCTCACTCTCCGTAGCATAACATCATAGCCATTTACCCAATATGGCTTGATTAAATTGAATCAAGTTTCTAATCTTTAACCCACTTGATTTCATCGGGGTACAAATTCTTGACTAGTTCATTAAATGGAACTTAAACTCGTCATCAATTCCACCCCATAAAAAGTctctttgaattttatcaatCCTACTAGCCACACCCATTTGGAATACGGAAAAGAGACAAGAAGTAAGTAGGTAAATTAGACAAAGTGCTTTTTATCAAAGTCAATCTACCTCCCTTAGAGAAATAAAGCAGTTTCCATCCAGCCAACCAACATTCCATTTTTACAATGATGTCATTCCAAATAGATGTAGCCTTGTAAGACGCATCCAAAGGCAAACCCAAGTACTTCATTGGCAAAGACAATACTCTACAACCAAGAATGTGAGCCAATCCTTCTACATCTCCCACTTTGCCAATAGGAACTATATTTGATTTCACCAAATTAATCTTCATCCtaaattaacttcaaaacataagaaaatgcCTCGCAAAAGTCTGAGTTCAAAATTTGCCGCACAAAAAATCAaggtatcatctgcaaacaataAGTGGGTCACTAACAGTTCTTCATTATTCATTGACCCTACCGAAAATCCAAACAAAAGCCCCCTATTCACTGTAGTAGTCATCATCCTTCTAAACGCCTCCTaacaaccacaaacaataatGGCGATAACGGGTCTCCTTGTCTCGATCCATGAGAACTACTATAGAAACACAATGCCCTATCCAATCCTGTCATTTTTCTCCCTAAATCCACATATTTTCGACAAATATAACAAAAACTTTCAATTAACATGATTATACACCATTTGGAAAATGGCCTCCTATTTGtatcttttggtgcttatggtgggaaagaaacaataggagttttgaagacttggaaagaTCCTCGGATGAGATCCTCTCTTTGCTCTATCACTCTTTGTATTGTTGGACTTCGGCTTATGTCCAtcctttgtatatttctttttctgactttctcacttgcttttctatttctagataggtgtttttcttgtatactgccAGTGTACTAaagagcgccttacgctttttctataaaattgatctcttacctttataaaaaaaaaaaaaaaatgattatacaccttctccaaatccaatttacaCAACACGCCTTACactgtttttttaataaattgcaattacttatcaaaaaatttacACAACACTTCTGGTTTCCCTAATCTAATCCGACTATCCATTAGCAACCAACGCTGTATCCAAAATTTGTCTATCTCTTATGAATGCATTATGGGAATTGGATATAATCTTTCCCAAAACTGATTTTAACCTATTTGCCAGGACCTTGGAGATCATTTTATAAACACCACCCACTAAACTAATAGGCTGAAAATCCTTGATTTCCACTGCACCTGCCTTTCTTGGGATAAGGGAAACAAATGTTGcattaaaactcttttcaaacttcctTCAACTATGAAACTCTTTAAAAACTGCCAAGATATCCTCTTTCACAATGTCCCGACACTTCTGGAAAAAAGACTGTGAAAAACCATTAGGATCCGGagccttatcaccattcaaaTCCCTTACCACACTTCCCAATCTCCATTCTCCTCAAAATCCCTTTACAACCAATTCCTCTCATCCACATCAATGGAAAGAAATGAGAGGCCATCCGATTTTGGTCGTCAACTAAATTGTTTAGCATACAACCCCCTATAGAATTGCATTATATGCTCCCTTATCTCTGTAGAGTCGGAAGTCATAGACCATTAATGACTAAAGAGTTCACCAAATTATATCTGATGAGAATTTGCTCACAATGCTGTCCACATCGGCCATGTGTTCATATCTTACTTTTTACATGTGTTTTGGTTATCTGTGTTGCTATTAGTTTTGCATTGTGAGCAGTCTTGTGCAGGCCAAGTAAATGTCAAGATATCATGCCTGCCATCTAAGTTTTGGGGAATTGATCTTTAGCCTCCTTATATCATTCGGTCTAGGAAAATTTGATCTTTGCCTTTTGTGTAGCTATCAGGCTGTATCAGCATCAACTGACCATTTTTCTATATGACACCATCTATTATTTCTTGggttactcataaaaaaaaaaaaaattatttcttgggTTTAAACAACTCTAGTGTTTTTTTAACTTCTGACCTTATTGCACCCGTTTCGTACTCTTatcattgttattattatttcccACAAAAAACtctcagtttttaattttttttccagttGGAATTCTAGCTGCAAGATATCCTGtgctttttctctttgtttgttGGTGCACTTAATCTCAAATGTTTTCCTGACTTAGATACAAGGTTTGCTTGGAGGGGTTGTCTCGCTTGTGTCACtaatatattcaattctttaTCGTCCAAAGATGTTGATTTCTCTGCGCCGCTTTTTAATGATACgacattatttatatataaaaaaaaagatgctgATTTTTCTCCCTCTCTATGATTGGGGTTCCACGAGGCATGTCATAGTAGTCATATAGTCATTTGAGCCTGATGCACTTATTTGGAAAATGATCATGGTTTGACATGATTACTGGCAGTTGCTAGTGAGATCATATCAACTTTCAAACTGGAAGTTGTTGAGAAAGCCTAATTTCTCGCATAAACTCCCTTAGCTGAGCCTAGTCTTCCAATAGATGCCCAAGTCCATTTAGACTTAAAAGATCTAGTTTGCCTTATGCTTGAAACTCTGATAGTCCTTTCTGCACAATCTACACCATCAACAGCTTCTGCGTTCTGCATGAAGATGAGAGTCCCACATGAGCTCTAGCTTCTTTGCTGAAACCTTTAGCTCCataacttcttttttccttttcttttagtgGGGTCTTCACCTTTGCAAGAGCTAATATTTTCTGAGTGTCTGCGATCTCTAATGTGTGATCTTCATGAGAACTTTTCTTGGAGAATTTGCTGTATTCCCAAACCTAGAACTGAATATTTCTGAATGATGGATACATTCACGCTCTTTGATCAGCAAAGGAGAAGGGATCTCTACCCATTCTTTGTTGCAACTAGTTGTTGGAGTGGTCAATTGAGCAAGGGGCTTACTTAATACTTCTTAAgttcccttcttttttctttttcttttttttgttgggggggtgggggttgGCGGCTAGAAGATGGTGTTGAGTCCCTTTTTGAGGTTTCTGTAATGTTGTTAATGATATTATCTGATTTTTGAACTGTCAGGCTAATGTAAATTGCATTAATGCTTTAATATTCTAATTTGCTTCTTTCCTGAATCATTTACATTGATGCTCATACTTGGGCAGATTTACCTTGGGAAGGTGGTGCTGTTACATCAAATCTTTCTAGGAAATGTGAGTCCCTTGCAGTATCTGGTTTGGTTGAGTATGGGGATGAGATAGATGTGATTGCTCCAGCTGACATTCTAAAGCAGATTTTTAAAATGCCATACTCCAAGGCACGATTATCCATTGCAGTACATCGTATAGGACAAACTCTTGTTCTGAATACTGGGTGGGTATTTGTATCTGCTGCTTTATTTGTCATCCTATTAATTTTATCAGGACATGTTTGTTGCAAGGTAATTATATGTGAGAATTGTCAGTGCACGTGTATGATCAAAGTTGGCTATGTGTTTGATGAGATTCCTGTGAATTACAACTTCCTATAGAATTGTCAATAGAGCGTTTatcttcaaaaagaaaatgtcaTTTATCAtgtaagggaaaaaaaaattggtaatcTTTTTGCTATTATGAAAAACTGACAATGCTGGTCAAAACATCAAATATTTgtctttgaaaaatatataatgataaaataTAAGACTAGTTTTCTaagttgaatttatttttactaattatAGTTTATTTGAACTATTCCGTCAATCAAATTTTAAGtacattttagaaaaaaattggtCAATTTTGGTGATTCATAGCTCTTGTGAATTAAATTCTCAAGAATCAACTACTGTTGAGCGTTGAGTTTCTGAGAAACAGACAGTTCTCTTGACATCTATTCTATGTTGTGAACTGCAGGCCTGATGTTGAAGAGGGAGAAAAGTTGATTAGAAGACataaaaatcaatcaaaatcTGTAGATTCGTTATTTCTGAATTTTGCTATGCATTCAGTTAGAATGGAGGCTTGTGATTGTCCTCCAACTCATCAAGTCCCATCACAGGAGCAATCAAACTCTTCTGTTCTTCCTGGAGGAAGTAGAACGCAGTTTATGGGGACATGTGACAGTGTTGTTCAAGATGAAGGATTCAATTGTTGTTCTGAGTACCCTCAAGTTAAACAGGATGGCTTCTTTTGGggaaataagaagaagaagagaagtaaAGGGCGTGATCCTGTTCAAAAGGCTTCACAAGTTGGTGAGAAGCAGAGGTGCTCAATGCAAGAGTCTGAAAAACATAGAAGAGTCAGTAATGATGGGTTTCTAAGGGTTTTGTTTTGGCAGTTTCACAATTTCCGTATGCTTTTGGGCAGTGACTTACTTATGTTCAGTAACGAAAAATATGTTGCTGTGAGCTTGCATTTATGGGATGTTACACGACAGGTGTGGGGTGGACTTCTGAAACCTCTTTTTTCCATGTTTGTGTTTTACGCATTTTTTGTTGTGTTCTTCATCCATGTTTTGACAGGTCACTCCATTAACTTGGCTTGAAGCTTGGCTTGACAATGTCATGGCAAGTGTGCCTGAATTGGCCATCTGTTATCATCAGAATGGTGTTGTTCAAGGTTATGAGCTTCTGAAAACAAATGATATATGTCTATTGAAAGGAATCTCTGAGGACGGCACTCCTGCTTTTCATCCTTATGTTGTCCAGCAAAATGGCCTTTCTGTTTTGAGGTTCCTTCAAGAAAACTGCAAGCAGGATCCTGGTGCTTATTGGGTACTGTCATGATTTATATTTACTTTCTTTTAAATGTGAACTGCCTTCTAAGAATCAATGCACTAACCAGGGATATGATGCCCAAAATAGACTGACTTTAATTTCTGCAGCTTTATAAAAGTGCAGGCGAAGATTTAATTCAACTTTTTGATCTCGCTGTTATTCCCAAGACCCATTCTTGCAATGATTGTGATCATGCCTCAAGCTCCCTGCCTTCACTCTTGCATAGGGGACGAAGTGATTCCTTGTATTCATTAGGGATTCTCCTGTACCGAATCGCTCACAGGCTTTCACTTTCATTGGTGTGGAAGGGATATAGCTGTTTTCTTTCATACGTTGTCTTGTAGCCTCTAAGTAGCTCTCACTAATTATTGATAGTTTTTCTGCAGGCTCCTAATAATAGGGCAAGATGTGTGAGGTTCTTTAGAAAATGTTTGGATTTTCTGGATGAGCCAGATCATCTGGTATATTTCTGAAATTACTTTTAACCTAACAGTTGCACTCTTCTTTGTTATTAGTTTCATTAAACTTAGTCAAAGTACTTGATATAATCGTATTTACAAGTAACATTATGCTAAACAGGTTGTACGTGCATTTGCTCATGAACAATTTGCGAGGCTCATTTTAAATTATGATGAAGAGCTGGATTTCACATCTGAATCTCTTCCTGTAGAATGCCAAGTTAAAGTTACTGATGCCGAGGAAGAATCCTCAGACTTTGTAAGTAGTATTTCTGAATCAGCTGTCGATGGAAAGGTCTCCTCTTTAGTTGCAGAGGACAAACCATATGAAGATGGACAAAGTTTTCAGGATTTAGTATCAGATGCTTCTGTCAAGATGACTTTGGAGGCGAATTTATCTGCTTCCAGAAAATTGATAGCTGCAGATGAGACAGAATTAACGGATCCAGGAGGAACTGCGCTAACTTCCAGTGGTGATGAAAACTTTGCAGTGTGCAAGGTGTCTCCAACACCAGTTCAAACTGTCACTGATCCCATTTCTTCTAAGTTAGCTGCAGTACATCATGTTTCTCAGGCTATCAAGTCTCTCAGATGGACGCGACAACTGCAGAGCACTGAACCAGAGCTGGTGGATGAAGGCAGGGAAACTAATGATACACTGTTTTCTGTTTGTGCATGTGGTGATGCTGACTGTATTGAAGTTTGTGACATTCGGGAATGGCTTCCAACATCAAAATTGGACAATAAGTTGTGGAAACTTGTTCTTTTGCTTGGAGAATCTTATTTGGCACTTGGTCAAGCTTATAAGGAGGATGGTCAGTTGCATCAGGCATtgaaggttgtagaattggcATGTTCTATTTATGGATCAATGCCTCAGCATCTTGAAGACACGAGGTTCATTTCTTCAATGATCAGTTGCTCATCATTGCAGAAGAAATTCagtgaaagaaatgaaaagacaaGATTATACAGTGCTGGTGTGAAAGATGAGACATCCAGCTCTACAGATGATTCTCTTACTTTTGAGCAATACTCTTCCACTTATCTGTTCTGGGCCAGGGCATGGACATTAGTTGGAGATGTTTATGTTGAGTTCCATATGATAAAAGGTGAAGAGATCTTAATACAGGCTGAGAGGAGATCCACTATTAGAGAGTTGAGAATCTCTTCTGAGGTGGTCAAGGAAGTTAAAAGGCTTAAGAAGCAGCTGGGGCAGAATAGCCAGAATTGCAGTTCATGTTCCTTGGTAAATTGCAGCTGTGAGAATGACAGGGCAAGCAGTGGTAGCAGTGCAAGCAGTAGCAATGCAGATATGCGTGCAGTAGCTTACGGCAGAAAACACACAAAGAAATCGTATGCTAAGAGCACGCCCTACACGCTTTTGGGAGACCTTGAAGATGACCATGTACATAACCAAATGGACAGTAGAAAAAGTTTTGACATTGGGCATCTACAGCACAAGAGAGGTGATGAAAGCCTAAAAGCTTCTTATACTGATAATCTTGGGGGAAACCCTTTGGAGAGAGTGGAGAGTTTTCTGGAGAGGCATGGCACAGGCTCCACAGTGGCTTCTCAAACTGAAATAGCTTCTAGAGAAACACCCAAAGTGAAAGAAAATGGTGGGATATTTAAGTACCTTGGGGGTCCTGTAGTTAGAGATGCAGAGCATAGTCTGTTAGCTGCCCTAAGCTGTTTTGAAGAAGCTAGAAAGGCATTGGGTGGACTTCCATCTGGTTCAGGAGAACTACAATCTGTGGTCAAGAAGAAAGGGTGGGTTTGCAACGAACTGGGTCGTAACCGGCTTGAAAGAAGAGAATTGACCAGAGCTGAAGTTGCTTTTGCAGATGCTATAAATGCATTCAGAGAAGTTTCTGATCACGCaaacattatattaattaactgTAATTTGGGCCATGGCAGACGAGCATTGGCTGAAGAGATGGTATCAAAGATCGAAGATCTCAAAATACATGCACTCTTCCGTAATGCATACAACCAAGCATTGGAGACTGCGAAACTAGAATATAGTGAATCACTGAGATATTATGGAGCAGCAAAGTCGGAACTAAATTTTGTTGCTGAAGGGGCTGACTCTGTGACAAGCAGCTTGAGGAATGAGGTATGTACACAATTTGCCCATACATATCTGAGGCTTGGCATGCTCTTGGCTAAAGAAGATGCAACTGCTGAAGTTTATGAAAATGGAGCCTTGGAAGATAAATGTGTAAATTATACCAGTCCTAGTGACAGAAGAGCAAGGAAAGAGTCGAGAAAGCATGAGATTTCAGCCAATGATGCCATACGGGAGGCATTGTCTGTGTATGAATCGCTCGGTGAATTGCGTAAACAGGAGGCTGCATATGCTTATTTCCAGCTGGCTTGCTACCAAAGGGATTGTTGTTTGAAGTTTTTGGAGTCAGATCATAAGAAAAGCAACTTATCTAAAGGGGAAAACAACATTCTCCAACGGGTCAAGCAGTATGCTTCCTTGGCCGAGAGAAACTGGCAAAGAGCCATGGACTTTTATGGCCCACAAACTCATCCCACCATGTACCTGACTATTCTCATGGAGAGATCAGCACTTTCATTAAGCCTTTCAGGCCTTCTACACTCAAATGCGGTATGTTCTTGGACTTGTTTGTTTCTGGTAAATGGAAAACTTAATAGGCTTATT
Coding sequences within:
- the LOC133870752 gene encoding uncharacterized protein LOC133870752: MVKSERDLQCQCVGRLEVVRPKPVGFLCGSIPVPTDKSFQAFNSSALVPSHQTVSAPRYRMLPTETDLNTPPLLSNFLDKVLPNAAVQSKATGDLPWEGGAVTSNLSRKCESLAVSGLVEYGDEIDVIAPADILKQIFKMPYSKARLSIAVHRIGQTLVLNTGPDVEEGEKLIRRHKNQSKSVDSLFLNFAMHSVRMEACDCPPTHQVPSQEQSNSSVLPGGSRTQFMGTCDSVVQDEGFNCCSEYPQVKQDGFFWGNKKKKRSKGRDPVQKASQVGEKQRCSMQESEKHRRVSNDGFLRVLFWQFHNFRMLLGSDLLMFSNEKYVAVSLHLWDVTRQVTPLTWLEAWLDNVMASVPELAICYHQNGVVQGYELLKTNDICLLKGISEDGTPAFHPYVVQQNGLSVLRFLQENCKQDPGAYWLYKSAGEDLIQLFDLAVIPKTHSCNDCDHASSSLPSLLHRGRSDSLYSLGILLYRIAHRLSLSLAPNNRARCVRFFRKCLDFLDEPDHLVVRAFAHEQFARLILNYDEELDFTSESLPVECQVKVTDAEEESSDFVSSISESAVDGKVSSLVAEDKPYEDGQSFQDLVSDASVKMTLEANLSASRKLIAADETELTDPGGTALTSSGDENFAVCKVSPTPVQTVTDPISSKLAAVHHVSQAIKSLRWTRQLQSTEPELVDEGRETNDTLFSVCACGDADCIEVCDIREWLPTSKLDNKLWKLVLLLGESYLALGQAYKEDGQLHQALKVVELACSIYGSMPQHLEDTRFISSMISCSSLQKKFSERNEKTRLYSAGVKDETSSSTDDSLTFEQYSSTYLFWARAWTLVGDVYVEFHMIKGEEILIQAERRSTIRELRISSEVVKEVKRLKKQLGQNSQNCSSCSLVNCSCENDRASSGSSASSSNADMRAVAYGRKHTKKSYAKSTPYTLLGDLEDDHVHNQMDSRKSFDIGHLQHKRGDESLKASYTDNLGGNPLERVESFLERHGTGSTVASQTEIASRETPKVKENGGIFKYLGGPVVRDAEHSLLAALSCFEEARKALGGLPSGSGELQSVVKKKGWVCNELGRNRLERRELTRAEVAFADAINAFREVSDHANIILINCNLGHGRRALAEEMVSKIEDLKIHALFRNAYNQALETAKLEYSESLRYYGAAKSELNFVAEGADSVTSSLRNEVCTQFAHTYLRLGMLLAKEDATAEVYENGALEDKCVNYTSPSDRRARKESRKHEISANDAIREALSVYESLGELRKQEAAYAYFQLACYQRDCCLKFLESDHKKSNLSKGENNILQRVKQYASLAERNWQRAMDFYGPQTHPTMYLTILMERSALSLSLSGLLHSNAMLESALSRMLEGRHISEKDSDSFRTNYPEIHAKFWRQLQMLLKKMLAVTTSASANKSSPVSQPNQVSNKAGDAGKLRELYKMSLKSTDMSELHAMHALWTS